In Nitrospira sp., the following are encoded in one genomic region:
- the hpnD gene encoding presqualene diphosphate synthase HpnD, whose amino-acid sequence MTVDEAQAYCTALTKASGSNFYYSFFFLPKARRSAMYTVYAFCKAVDSAVDEPPAGSQPQEELVKWRAELDAAYHGTPTWPITISLAHHVKALSIPKVYFEELIKGVEMDLHNNRYVTFNELSSYCYRVASVVGLICLHIFGATSARAQDYAVDLGMAFQLTNILRDVGTDAAQNRIYLPLEDLKACKYSEKALRQQTYSPEFQKLMQHEAARARQYYDKARAALMALPPHERRALTVAEIMRGIYSRILRKIEASEYKVFGPRIRLTTSHRLAIAAGIWLRSRFS is encoded by the coding sequence ATGACCGTCGATGAAGCCCAGGCCTATTGCACCGCCCTCACCAAAGCAAGCGGCAGCAATTTCTACTACTCATTTTTCTTTCTCCCCAAGGCACGCCGCAGCGCGATGTATACGGTCTATGCGTTCTGCAAAGCGGTCGATAGTGCGGTGGATGAACCGCCCGCCGGCAGTCAGCCGCAGGAAGAACTCGTCAAGTGGCGCGCGGAGCTGGACGCCGCCTATCACGGCACGCCGACATGGCCGATCACCATCAGTTTGGCGCATCACGTGAAAGCACTCTCGATCCCCAAGGTCTATTTTGAGGAATTGATCAAGGGCGTGGAGATGGATTTGCACAACAACCGCTACGTCACCTTCAACGAGCTGTCGTCCTATTGCTACCGGGTCGCGTCCGTCGTGGGTCTCATCTGCCTGCACATCTTCGGCGCGACCTCTGCCCGGGCGCAGGACTACGCCGTGGATCTCGGCATGGCCTTCCAACTCACCAACATTCTACGGGACGTGGGCACCGACGCAGCACAAAACCGAATCTACCTTCCGCTTGAAGACCTGAAAGCCTGCAAATATTCGGAAAAAGCTCTGCGGCAACAGACCTATTCACCGGAGTTCCAGAAGTTGATGCAGCATGAAGCCGCCCGCGCCCGGCAGTACTATGACAAAGCCCGGGCGGCCCTGATGGCTCTCCCTCCCCACGAGCGCCGCGCCCTGACGGTGGCGGAGATCATGCGCGGGATCTACTCCAGAATTCTAAGGAAGATCGAAGCCTCCGAGTACAAGGTATTTGGTCCACGCATCCGTCTGACCACCAGTCATCGCCTAGCGATTGCCGCAG
- a CDS encoding HAD family phosphatase, whose protein sequence is MQTLRAILFDFDGVIANTEPLHFAGLRRTLADIDITLTESDYYANYLGFDDRGCFLAALQANERPITPAILHDLMTKKAIAYLASVRDHLVIFPGVREFVEQAAARYPLAIASGALRPEIELILEQAGLRKAFLHITSAEDVSRGKPDPQPFQYALAGLTHVRPNLGLDAASCLVIEDSLPGIRSAKSAGMKVLAVANTHTTQDLHEAHAITHSLADTSLDDLRTRLWPIAQ, encoded by the coding sequence ATGCAGACGCTGCGCGCCATCCTGTTCGATTTCGACGGTGTCATCGCGAATACAGAGCCGCTTCACTTTGCCGGACTCCGCCGCACGCTGGCCGACATCGACATTACCCTCACCGAATCGGATTACTACGCCAACTATTTGGGCTTCGACGATCGCGGCTGCTTCCTTGCGGCCCTGCAGGCCAATGAACGACCGATCACCCCCGCGATCCTCCACGACCTGATGACGAAAAAAGCTATCGCCTATCTCGCTTCGGTCCGTGATCATCTCGTCATTTTCCCCGGTGTGCGGGAGTTCGTCGAACAGGCCGCCGCCCGGTATCCCTTGGCGATCGCCTCCGGCGCCCTCCGTCCGGAAATCGAACTCATTCTCGAACAAGCCGGCCTCAGGAAGGCGTTCCTCCATATCACCAGCGCGGAAGATGTCAGCCGCGGCAAGCCGGACCCCCAACCCTTTCAATATGCCTTGGCCGGCTTGACCCACGTACGCCCGAATCTCGGATTGGATGCGGCGTCGTGCCTGGTCATCGAAGATTCGCTGCCCGGCATTCGATCGGCCAAATCCGCCGGGATGAAAGTGCTGGCCGTCGCCAATACCCACACCACGCAAGATCTGCATGAAGCCCATGCCATCACTCACAGCCTGGCGGACACCAGCCTAGACGACCTACGAACCCGCCTATGGCCAATCGCACAATGA
- a CDS encoding cobalamin-binding protein yields the protein MRICSLVPGATEVVAALDLTDQLVAVSHECDYPESIRHIPSVVESVIDQHSLSSDAIDRAVKQLVSAGQRLYRLNEQRLREARPDVILTQDLCHVCAVTPDQLTQAITALPSEPRIVTLNPTSMEDMLLDVVRIAQAVGAADRGQALLQSLRARLDHVSTTKRAIRPRVVCLEWLDPLYIAGHWVPEMVALAGGTDILGRNDQPSRETTWKEVTDANPDILLIMPCGYSVQRTVDELGRFENSRTPWSAQLARWPETYVLDANAYFSRPGPRLVDGVELLASLFHPMPSHDLNPLQAVRLTTSLLTVESRV from the coding sequence ATGCGTATCTGCTCGCTGGTCCCCGGCGCCACAGAAGTCGTTGCTGCGCTCGATCTCACAGACCAGTTGGTGGCCGTGAGCCACGAGTGCGACTATCCGGAATCCATCCGCCACATCCCGTCAGTCGTTGAGTCGGTGATCGATCAGCACAGCCTCTCCAGTGACGCCATTGATCGAGCCGTCAAACAACTTGTGAGTGCCGGTCAACGGCTCTATCGTCTCAACGAGCAACGCCTTCGTGAGGCTCGACCGGACGTGATCTTGACTCAGGATCTGTGTCATGTGTGTGCCGTCACGCCCGATCAATTGACACAGGCCATAACCGCACTCCCCTCCGAGCCACGGATCGTGACGCTGAATCCGACGTCAATGGAAGATATGCTGCTCGACGTTGTCCGCATCGCACAGGCAGTAGGAGCGGCTGACCGCGGGCAGGCACTGCTCCAATCTCTACGTGCGAGACTTGATCACGTGTCCACCACCAAACGGGCCATCCGCCCTCGCGTGGTCTGCCTGGAATGGCTCGACCCGCTCTATATCGCCGGCCACTGGGTGCCTGAAATGGTGGCGCTCGCAGGAGGGACGGATATTTTGGGTCGCAACGATCAACCATCGCGTGAAACCACGTGGAAGGAAGTCACGGACGCCAACCCGGACATCCTGCTCATCATGCCCTGCGGATACTCCGTTCAACGAACCGTGGATGAACTCGGCCGTTTTGAGAACAGTCGGACGCCATGGTCCGCGCAACTCGCCCGCTGGCCCGAAACCTATGTCCTCGATGCCAACGCCTATTTCAGCCGTCCCGGTCCGCGGCTCGTTGACGGCGTCGAGCTGCTCGCCTCGCTCTTTCACCCGATGCCATCCCATGATCTGAACCCGTTACAGGCCGTCCGCCTGACGACATCCTTGCTCACTGTGGAGTCCCGCGTATGA